TCGCGCGGCGAGCGCATGGACTACACCCTGCAGAAGGCGGTCGAGCTTGGCGTGACCGACATCGTGCCGGTGATCACCGAACGCACCGTGCTGCGCCTGGCCGGCGAGCGGGCCGAGCGCCGCCTGGCGCACTGGCGTGGTGTGGTGCTGGCCGCCTGCGAGCAAAGCGGGCGCACCCGCGTGCCGGCAGTGGCCGAGCCGTGCGCGTTGTCCGAATATCTGGCCGAATACCTGGCCGACCACAGCGCGGACCCGGCGGCGGGCGCTGGCCTGTTGCTGGACTGGGCCGCGCCGGACGCGCTCACCGATCTGGCTGCCCTGACCGGCCCGGTCAGCGTGCTGATCGGGCCCGAGGGCGGACTCGCGGCGGCCGAACGTCAGGCCGCGCAGGCTGCCGGCTACCGGCCGGTGCGCATGGGGCCGCGGATTTTGCGCACCGAAACGGCCGCGGTCGTGGCGCTGGCCGTGCTGCAGGCGCTGGCCGGCGATCTTGGCGGTCGCCGCGGGGCCGGTGTCGGCCCGTAATATCCGCGTCGCAAGGATTCACGTGCATCAATCGAACCCGGGAGCTCTCATCATGCCGATTTGCCCCGCACGCATGGCCTGGATGCTCGCTGCCGGCTTGTTGCTGGCGAATGCGCCGGCCGGTGCCGCGCTGTCGGCTGCCGAGGCGGCTGCCGTATTCAAGGCGGCCGGCTTCACCAAGGCTGCCGACGGGCGTTACATCCGCTGCGAGGAAGAAACGCCGACCGCGTCCTACACGCCAGGGGCGATCGAAGAGGTCGACGTCAACGGCGACGGCCAGCCGGAAGCCTTCGTCACCGAGAGCAGCATGTTCTGCTACGGCTCGCCGCACACGTTCTTTGGCCTGGTGGCCAAACGGGCGGGCGCGTGGACGATGCTGCTCGACGATGTCGGCACGCCGGTGGTGCTCGAAACCCGTCACGGCGGCTGGGCCGATGTCGAGGTTGGCGGCCCCGGCTTCGGGGCGACGCCGGTTTGGCAGTGGGATGGCCAAGCCTACCAACGCAAGACGCCCGGCGAGTGACGCTGTCCCGGTGCTGCGGAAAACGCTGATTGCGTCAGTGTTCTAGGCCGTAAAGCCGCCGTCGATCGTCAGGCTGGCGCCGGTGACGAAGCCGGCCTCGGGACTTGCCCGACAGGCGGCCATCCCGGCCACTGCCTTGCCAAATTTTGTCAAAGTGCCTTAGTCTGCGGACATGAGCACGATGAACATTTCCCTGCCCGACAGCCTCAAGTCCTTCGTGGACGAGCAAGTCAGCCAGCGCGGTTACGGCACCAGCAGCGAGTATGTGCGCGAGTTGATCCGCAGGGACCAGGATCGGCTCCAGCTTCGCGAGCTTCTGCTGGCGGGCGCCGCGTCCGCGCCAACCGCCGCGGCCGACGCAGCTTACTTTGATGGCCTGCGTGACCAGCTTCATCAGGCCGCCAAGTCCGGCGCCCGTGGGTGAAGGCAAAGCCGGTCGTCCCGCGTGAGCAGGCCAACCGGGACATTGACCAAGCCATCGCGTACTACTTGGGTGAGGATGCCGGGCCGGCAGCGCTTGGATTCATCGACGCCCTGCAGCAGGCCTACGGCCACATCGGCCGCCACCCTGCGACCGGCTCGCCCCGCTACGCGCACGAATTGAACCTGCCGGGCCTGCGCTGCTGGCCGCTGAGGCGGTATCCCTACCTGGTTTTCTATGTCGAACGGCCCGACCACGTCGACGTTTGGCGCGTGCTGCATGCCGGACGCGATATCCCGGCGTGGATGCACGAGCCCGGCGACACCATTTGACGAACGGCCCGCTCGCAAACAGGGGAGGCTTTCTGACCTACAGCCACCGATTGACGAACGGCCCGCTCGCAAACAGGGGAGGCTTTCTGACCTACAGCCACCGATTGCTGCGGCGCGTTCCCTGGGTTGCGGGGAAACGCCGACTGCGCGGCGCTTCCTACGCCGTGAAGCCGCCGTCGATCGTCAGGCTGGCGCCGGTGACGAAGCCGGCCTCCGGGCTTGCCAGATAGGCCACCATGCCGGCCACTTCGTCGGCCGTTCCGTAACGCGGCACGGCCAGTATCTGCTCGCGAAGCGCACCGCCAAACTCGCTGTCGGCGGGATTCATGTCGGTGTCGATGGGTCCGGGCTGGACGTTGTTGACGGTGATGCCGCGCGGGCCCAGATCCCGCGCCAGACCCTTGACCAGCCCCACCAGCCCGGCCTTGCTCATGGCGTAGACGGCGCCACCGGCGAAGGGCATGCGCTCGGCATTGCAGCTGCCGATCATGATGATGCGCCCGCCCGGTCGCATGTGTTTGACGGCCGCCTCGGTGGCGACGAAGGCGGCGCGCAGGTTCACGGCCACCGTTTGGTCGAACTGCGCCAGCGGAAACTCGCCCGCCGGCGCCAGGTGGAACACGCCGGCATTGTTGACCAGGATGTCGATGCCGCCGAGCGTTGCCACGGTTTGCTCCACGGCTGCCACTACGGCGTTCGCGTCCGCGCTGTCGGCCTGAATGGCCAGCGCCTGGCCGCCGAAGGCTTGGGCGGCCTGGACGCTGGCCGCGGCCTGCTCGGCGTTGTGGACGTAGGTCAGGGCCACCTGCGCGCCGTCGCGTGCCAGGCGCCGCACGATGGCAGCGCCGATGCCGCGGCTGCCGCCGGTGACCAGCGCGCGCATGTTTTGCAGTGGTCGGGTCATGCCGGGCCTCCGGATGGATTGAAGAAACGGATCAGCGCCAGCGCGCGGCAGGCGCCTCAGGGCTGGCCGGAAAGCGCGGCAACCAGCCCGTCGAGCGTGGTGACCGGCGCGCTGCACTGGCCGCCCTGGCACAGGTACGCCACGGCTTCGCCCTGTGGCCGGCAGTGGGCGAGCACGCCGGGCAGGTCGGCCGCTTCGGGCGGGATGGCGAGCGTGATGCGCAGCGGCCGGTAGCCGGTGCGGGCGGCGGCCAGCCACGGCGCGAGTGCGCTGGGCGCGCCGCGCAGGATCAGCGTTTGCGGTGGCGTGAGCTGTTCTTCGAGCGCCGTCAGCAGGCCGCAGAAGCCGAGCGGGTGCTCCTGGAATCGGCCGGCGGCGCTGTGCACGGCGCGCGCTGCGGCGTCCAGGTAGCGCGGTTCGCCCAGCAGGTGACCGAGCCGGCCGAGCGCCCGGGCGGCAATGGCGCTGCCGGCCGGGGTGGCGTCGTCGCCCAGCGGCCGGGTGCGCACGATCAGCTGCTCGTGGTCATCGGCGGTGTGGAAAAAGCCGCCCTGGTCGGGATCCTGAAAGTGCGCAAGCATGACCTCGGCCAGGTCGACGGCAAAGGCCAGATGCTCGCCGTTCCAGCGGGTTTGCAGCAGTTCCAGCAGGCCGTCCAGCAGATAAGCGTGGTCGTCGAGGTAGGCGGCCAGATACGCCTGTTCGCCCTTGGCGACGGCCTTCAGGCGGCCGTCCTGCCACAGCACGCGGCGGGCAAAATCGGCCGCCGCGGCGGCGGCGTCGATGAAGGTGGTTTCGTTCAGGTGTCGCCCGGCCAGGGCCAGGCCGCCGATCATGAGACCGTTCCAGCCGGCCAGGATCTTGTCGTCCAGGCCCGGCCGCACGCGCGCGCTGCGGGCGGTGAACAGCTTCTGCATGGCGCCGGACAGCACCACCGCTACGCGCTGGGGCGAGAGGCCAACCTCGCTGGCGATGTCCGCCACGTCGGCGCACACGCGCAAATGCCAGCGGTGCTCGAAGTTGGGCGTGCTGTCGAGGCCAAAGCGACGGGCCAGGATGGCGTATTCCTCGGCGCTGAGCAGGGCTTTCACCTCGGCCCGATCCCAGGCGTAGAAGCGGCCTTCCTCGCCCTCGGAATCGGCATCCAGTGCCGCGTAAAAGCCGCCGTCCGGCGAGCGCATTTCGCGCAGTGCCCATTGGCCGGTGGTGTGCAGCACGGCGTCAAAACGCGCGCTGGCGGTGATCTGCGCCGCCTGTGCGTACAGGCGCAGCAGCTGGCCGTTGTCGGACAGCATTTTCTCGAAGTGCGGGATGTTCCATTCGGCGTCGACCGAGTAGCGGCAAAAGCCGCCGCCCAGATGGTCGTGGATGCCGCCGCGGGCCATTTGTTCGAGCGTCAGCAGCGCCATGCGCAGCGCCTGTTCGTCGCCGCTGCGGGCGTGTTCGCGCAGGCAGCGCTCGATCAGCGGCGCCTGCGGGAATTTGGGCGCGCCGCCAAAGCCGCCGTTCACGGGGTCGAACAGGCCGCTCAGTTCGGCCATGGCGCGGCGCAGCGGTGCGTCGCCGGGTGCCGCCTTGGCGTCGCCCAGGGTCTGGTTGCCCGCCAGGGCTTCCAGCAGCTCATGGTTCTGCTGATCGATTTGTGCCCGGTGGCTGCGGTAGTACTCGTCCACCCGGCCCAGCAAATCGGTGAAGGCCGGCAGGCCGTAGCGGGCCTCCCTGGGGAAATAGGTGCCGCCGAAGAAGGGCACCTGGTCCGGGGTCAGGAACATGGTCAGCGGCCAGCCGCCGCCGCGACCGGTCAGCATCTGGTGGGCCAGTTGATAGATGCGGTCCAG
This Immundisolibacter cernigliae DNA region includes the following protein-coding sequences:
- a CDS encoding thioredoxin domain-containing protein, whose product is MIRQPRLPPPAAMSNVASSGHPANRLAAERSPYLLQHAHNPVDWHPWGDAALALARAQDKPILLSIGYSACHWCHVMAHESFEDPATAAVMNSLFVNIKVDREERPDLDRIYQLAHQMLTGRGGGWPLTMFLTPDQVPFFGGTYFPREARYGLPAFTDLLGRVDEYYRSHRAQIDQQNHELLEALAGNQTLGDAKAAPGDAPLRRAMAELSGLFDPVNGGFGGAPKFPQAPLIERCLREHARSGDEQALRMALLTLEQMARGGIHDHLGGGFCRYSVDAEWNIPHFEKMLSDNGQLLRLYAQAAQITASARFDAVLHTTGQWALREMRSPDGGFYAALDADSEGEEGRFYAWDRAEVKALLSAEEYAILARRFGLDSTPNFEHRWHLRVCADVADIASEVGLSPQRVAVVLSGAMQKLFTARSARVRPGLDDKILAGWNGLMIGGLALAGRHLNETTFIDAAAAAADFARRVLWQDGRLKAVAKGEQAYLAAYLDDHAYLLDGLLELLQTRWNGEHLAFAVDLAEVMLAHFQDPDQGGFFHTADDHEQLIVRTRPLGDDATPAGSAIAARALGRLGHLLGEPRYLDAAARAVHSAAGRFQEHPLGFCGLLTALEEQLTPPQTLILRGAPSALAPWLAAARTGYRPLRITLAIPPEAADLPGVLAHCRPQGEAVAYLCQGGQCSAPVTTLDGLVAALSGQP
- a CDS encoding type II toxin-antitoxin system RelE/ParE family toxin, coding for MKAKPVVPREQANRDIDQAIAYYLGEDAGPAALGFIDALQQAYGHIGRHPATGSPRYAHELNLPGLRCWPLRRYPYLVFYVERPDHVDVWRVLHAGRDIPAWMHEPGDTI
- a CDS encoding 3-oxoacyl-ACP reductase family protein; translation: MTRPLQNMRALVTGGSRGIGAAIVRRLARDGAQVALTYVHNAEQAAASVQAAQAFGGQALAIQADSADANAVVAAVEQTVATLGGIDILVNNAGVFHLAPAGEFPLAQFDQTVAVNLRAAFVATEAAVKHMRPGGRIIMIGSCNAERMPFAGGAVYAMSKAGLVGLVKGLARDLGPRGITVNNVQPGPIDTDMNPADSEFGGALREQILAVPRYGTADEVAGMVAYLASPEAGFVTGASLTIDGGFTA
- a CDS encoding 16S rRNA (uracil(1498)-N(3))-methyltransferase, coding for MRIPRVYVDQPLASGADCPLDRRALDHAIKVLRLRAGDPLCLFNGQGGEFAAVLARGADGALLAQVGEFTPDRRESPLAVRLVQGISRGERMDYTLQKAVELGVTDIVPVITERTVLRLAGERAERRLAHWRGVVLAACEQSGRTRVPAVAEPCALSEYLAEYLADHSADPAAGAGLLLDWAAPDALTDLAALTGPVSVLIGPEGGLAAAERQAAQAAGYRPVRMGPRILRTETAAVVALAVLQALAGDLGGRRGAGVGP
- a CDS encoding type II toxin-antitoxin system ParD family antitoxin, which translates into the protein MSTMNISLPDSLKSFVDEQVSQRGYGTSSEYVRELIRRDQDRLQLRELLLAGAASAPTAAADAAYFDGLRDQLHQAAKSGARG